A genomic segment from Amygdalobacter nucleatus encodes:
- the sdaAA gene encoding L-serine ammonia-lyase, iron-sulfur-dependent, subunit alpha — protein sequence MLNLDLSCFEIIGPVMIGPSSSHTAGACRIANWARLINGNVTPTFVRFTLYGSFSKTTSGHGTDRALLAGLLGFNVDDTRIRQAFSEAALAHMKYEYVYDKETLVEHPNTVRVEMYDADNNCKSVVGQSLGGGRAKISEINGIKVDFSGRLNTIVVEQIDKAGVLAYITQCLSEENVNIAFLNLFREKKGANAYTFVETDSLIPEHALAQLRKLPAIKRILVLRNDEIEEQAKTQEDTDSLNSDDEKYQLEDYLFSSASELVEACKRKNLLISEFMIRREIALSHLSREKVLEKMAYVWETMQTAISIALEKPERSMGKLIGGEAKRLHDFLKKEDHVAGGLEISEGLAYALATLEHNACMGKIVAAPTAGASGVLPACMQLMKEYHHKSDDEIIAVLFTAGAIGFLINLHASLAGATGGCQAEVGSASAMAATAVCELMGYDLDAGMQAATISLMNALGLVCDPVGGLVEVPCQVRNAMGLANAVTAATMAASGIKMIVPFDEMVDVQKKVGEAIPSSLRETAEGGTAQAKSALNYCKEGSCSSCAFT from the coding sequence ATGTTAAATTTAGATTTATCTTGTTTTGAAATAATTGGTCCAGTGATGATTGGACCATCAAGTTCACATACAGCTGGTGCTTGCCGCATTGCTAATTGGGCACGTTTGATCAATGGCAATGTCACACCTACTTTTGTGCGCTTTACCTTGTATGGTAGCTTTTCTAAAACAACATCAGGACATGGTACAGATAGAGCTTTGCTAGCTGGTTTGTTAGGCTTCAATGTCGATGATACTAGAATCAGACAAGCTTTTTCGGAAGCTGCTTTGGCTCACATGAAGTATGAATATGTTTACGATAAAGAGACATTAGTTGAGCACCCTAATACAGTTCGGGTTGAGATGTATGACGCTGACAATAATTGTAAAAGTGTTGTCGGACAATCTTTGGGTGGAGGACGCGCTAAAATCAGTGAGATCAATGGAATCAAGGTCGATTTTTCAGGTCGCTTGAATACGATTGTAGTCGAACAAATCGATAAAGCTGGTGTCTTAGCCTATATTACTCAGTGCTTGAGTGAGGAAAATGTTAATATTGCCTTCCTGAATCTTTTTAGAGAAAAAAAGGGAGCAAATGCCTATACATTTGTTGAAACTGATTCACTTATTCCTGAACACGCTCTGGCTCAATTGCGCAAATTACCGGCTATTAAACGGATCTTAGTTTTAAGAAATGATGAAATTGAAGAGCAAGCTAAAACTCAGGAAGATACTGATAGCCTTAACAGTGATGATGAGAAATATCAACTTGAAGATTATTTATTTTCGAGTGCTTCAGAGTTAGTAGAAGCTTGTAAGCGCAAAAATTTACTTATTAGTGAGTTTATGATCAGGCGTGAAATTGCTTTAAGTCATCTTTCACGTGAAAAGGTGCTTGAGAAAATGGCTTATGTCTGGGAAACGATGCAGACAGCTATTTCGATTGCTTTGGAGAAGCCAGAGCGCTCAATGGGAAAGCTGATTGGTGGTGAAGCCAAACGCCTGCATGATTTCTTAAAAAAAGAAGACCATGTAGCAGGTGGATTAGAAATTAGTGAAGGTTTAGCATATGCTCTAGCTACCTTGGAGCACAATGCTTGCATGGGTAAAATCGTGGCTGCACCGACAGCAGGAGCAAGCGGTGTTTTGCCAGCTTGTATGCAACTGATGAAAGAATACCATCATAAGAGCGATGACGAGATTATTGCAGTTTTGTTTACAGCAGGTGCCATTGGCTTCTTGATCAATTTACACGCTTCTTTGGCTGGCGCAACAGGTGGTTGTCAAGCTGAAGTGGGTTCAGCTTCGGCTATGGCAGCTACAGCAGTTTGCGAGTTGATGGGCTATGACTTAGATGCAGGTATGCAAGCAGCAACTATCAGCTTGATGAATGCCTTGGGGCTAGTTTGTGATCCAGTTGGCGGCTTAGTTGAAGTGCCATGTCAGGTTAGAAATGCTATGGGCTTAGCTAATGCTGTGACAGCAGCGACAATGGCTGCTAGTGGCATAAAGATGATTGTACCTTTTGATGAAATGGTTGATGTGCAGAAAAAAGTCGGTGAAGCTATACCTTCCAGTTTGCGTGAGACAGCTGAAGGTGGAACAGCTCAGGCTAAGAGTGCGCTTAACTACTGTAAAGAGGGATCTTGCTCAAGCTGTGCTTTTACTTAG
- the ybaK gene encoding Cys-tRNA(Pro) deacylase — translation MKKTNAMRKLDQAKLTYEVLTYEVDENDLSGVHVAISVGEPVEHVFKTLVLKDGNQHFVAVLPVAANLDMKKVARVFDVKSVSMLNLADLLPLTGYVRGGCSPVGMKKQFKTVFAKEAEDLDFILVSGGQRGLQLKLNPKDLIKYLGAETADIVLG, via the coding sequence ATGAAAAAAACTAATGCAATGCGTAAATTAGATCAAGCAAAACTTACATATGAAGTTTTGACTTACGAAGTTGATGAGAATGACTTGTCCGGCGTGCATGTTGCAATAAGTGTAGGCGAGCCAGTTGAGCATGTTTTTAAAACTTTGGTTTTGAAAGATGGTAACCAGCATTTTGTGGCTGTTTTGCCTGTAGCAGCCAATTTGGATATGAAAAAAGTAGCACGTGTCTTTGATGTCAAGAGCGTTTCGATGCTCAATTTAGCTGATTTGTTACCTTTAACAGGCTATGTTAGAGGTGGCTGCTCCCCAGTTGGTATGAAAAAACAATTTAAAACAGTTTTTGCCAAGGAAGCAGAAGATCTCGATTTTATATTGGTCTCAGGTGGTCAAAGAGGTTTACAATTAAAATTAAATCCTAAGGATCTTATTAAGTATTTAGGAGCAGAAACAGCTGATATTGTTTTAGGCTAG
- a CDS encoding peptidylprolyl isomerase — MKFNQLKYTASLLLISVLCLLPLSACSKSKSVTATTVAQTSAKQSKYVRCDEASNLVMLKMADGSEIVMELAEDKAPITTDNFKKLVKDKFYNNLTFHRAVPGFVIQGGDPNGNGTGGAKETITGEFADNGVKNDLADNHERGVVSMARNATSMDSASSQFFIVLASNSNVAASLNGKYAAFAKVIDGMDVVDAIANLETENQMIKVQPKIQEAYFVKRNA, encoded by the coding sequence ATGAAATTTAACCAATTGAAATATACAGCTAGTCTGCTTTTAATTTCTGTTCTATGTCTTCTGCCGTTAAGTGCTTGTAGTAAGTCTAAATCTGTAACAGCTACGACAGTTGCTCAAACAAGTGCCAAGCAGTCAAAATATGTTAGATGCGACGAAGCAAGCAATCTAGTTATGCTGAAAATGGCAGATGGTAGTGAGATTGTTATGGAGTTAGCTGAGGATAAGGCGCCAATTACGACTGACAATTTCAAAAAATTAGTTAAGGACAAGTTCTATAACAATTTAACGTTCCACCGCGCAGTCCCAGGTTTTGTTATTCAAGGTGGTGATCCTAATGGCAATGGTACAGGTGGAGCTAAGGAAACTATTACAGGTGAATTTGCTGATAACGGTGTCAAAAATGATTTGGCTGATAATCATGAGCGCGGAGTTGTTTCAATGGCTCGTAACGCAACATCAATGGATTCAGCAAGCAGTCAATTCTTTATTGTTTTAGCCTCAAATTCCAATGTGGCAGCTTCATTAAATGGTAAATACGCCGCTTTTGCTAAGGTTATAGATGGTATGGATGTGGTTGACGCAATTGCCAATTTAGAAACTGAAAATCAGATGATTAAAGTTCAACCTAAAATTCAGGAAGCTTATTTTGTTAAACGTAATGCTTAA
- a CDS encoding DJ-1 family glyoxalase III, which yields MNDELEMLILLADGTEEVEALTMYDVLNRAGVSVELCSITGQSTITSAHGVKIACDSLIEDISPYDIDAVYIPGGIPGALNLAAHPLVLHIVQSLAVDDKLIVAVCAGPYVLHAAGLTDNLTLTCAPSYKDKLPDCDYVQDAMVVRSGKYLTGNGPAACLPLALETLAILRDKETSDKIAEAMQVKKLYTCVKADTVVCDK from the coding sequence ATGAATGATGAACTTGAGATGCTGATTTTGTTAGCTGATGGTACAGAGGAAGTAGAAGCTCTGACTATGTATGATGTGTTGAACCGAGCTGGTGTTTCAGTTGAGCTTTGCTCAATTACAGGCCAATCCACAATTACATCTGCCCATGGTGTGAAAATTGCTTGTGATAGCTTAATTGAAGATATTTCCCCTTATGATATTGATGCTGTTTATATTCCAGGCGGTATTCCTGGCGCTTTGAATTTAGCTGCCCATCCTTTGGTTTTGCATATTGTTCAGTCTTTGGCTGTTGATGACAAGTTGATTGTAGCTGTTTGTGCCGGCCCATATGTTTTGCATGCAGCTGGCTTAACTGATAATTTGACTTTGACATGCGCACCAAGTTACAAGGATAAATTGCCTGATTGTGATTACGTGCAAGATGCTATGGTTGTGAGAAGTGGCAAATATCTAACTGGTAATGGACCAGCTGCTTGCTTACCTTTAGCTTTAGAGACTTTGGCAATTTTGCGCGACAAAGAGACAAGTGACAAGATAGCTGAGGCTATGCAAGTTAAGAAATTATATACTTGTGTGAAGGCAGACACGGTCGTTTGTGATAAGTAG
- a CDS encoding LCP family protein: MRSKRISTKNRNFRFLKKLLAVLLSLIIISTSLALALINSALDEISYAFVSEGEKNNQDGIGQAAIIDLSQYVLDLQDFDDQLEKVVVKGTNEDQASNWQHDLIVLNLGDKEKTNNNVMMAIFSQNSVSHRQVLQFVSPNIYVNFAGMGNNPLGQSWLYGGATALSSTLAHNLGIHITNTYLLNASKLVDLVDSIKGIALKIDDSTLASLEKNELMLENLLNSDDKAEHKKMNIKEYKEKSIANGVLAVSYASLGGLDEKGQLVAAVLLQQISKEFNDLKLLDRWHFVRRLLGCLTTDASRFSIAKTLAKSLISNEELVCMQLPKTSDQPDLVLGNVTIKNLDIVAIRKQFLSNLDAENADANSESVESSATN, translated from the coding sequence ATGCGGTCCAAGCGAATCAGTACCAAAAATCGTAACTTTCGTTTCCTAAAGAAGCTGTTAGCTGTCTTACTATCGTTAATCATTATCAGCACATCTTTAGCCTTAGCGTTGATCAATAGTGCTTTGGACGAAATTAGTTATGCCTTTGTCAGTGAGGGAGAAAAGAATAATCAAGATGGCATAGGCCAAGCGGCAATTATAGACTTAAGTCAGTATGTTTTAGATTTGCAAGATTTTGATGATCAGCTTGAGAAAGTTGTCGTCAAGGGAACCAATGAAGATCAAGCAAGTAACTGGCAGCATGATTTGATCGTGTTGAATTTAGGTGATAAAGAGAAAACGAACAACAATGTCATGATGGCTATTTTCAGTCAAAATAGTGTCAGTCATAGACAAGTTTTACAATTTGTAAGCCCTAATATTTACGTTAATTTTGCTGGTATGGGCAACAATCCATTAGGCCAGAGCTGGCTTTATGGTGGAGCTACGGCCCTTAGCTCAACTTTAGCTCATAATTTAGGTATTCATATCACAAATACCTACCTTTTGAATGCTAGTAAATTAGTTGATTTGGTCGATTCAATCAAAGGTATTGCGTTGAAGATTGATGATAGCACATTGGCTTCTTTAGAGAAAAATGAACTTATGCTAGAGAATTTATTAAATAGCGATGATAAAGCCGAGCATAAGAAAATGAACATCAAAGAGTATAAGGAGAAATCCATTGCCAATGGCGTCTTGGCAGTTTCCTATGCTAGTTTAGGTGGCTTAGATGAAAAGGGTCAGCTTGTGGCTGCTGTCTTGTTGCAGCAAATTAGTAAGGAGTTTAACGACCTTAAACTTTTAGATCGTTGGCATTTCGTTAGACGTTTGTTGGGTTGCTTGACAACAGATGCTTCCAGATTCTCTATTGCTAAGACTTTAGCCAAAAGCTTAATTTCGAATGAAGAACTTGTCTGCATGCAGTTACCGAAGACAAGCGATCAACCTGATTTAGTCCTAGGCAATGTAACGATTAAAAATTTGGATATTGTGGCAATTCGTAAACAATTCTTAAGCAATTTAGATGCTGAAAATGCTGATGCTAATAGTGAGTCTGTAGAATCTTCAGCTACCAATTAG
- the alaS gene encoding alanine--tRNA ligase: MKKLGVNEIREAYLSFFESKGHLRLPSFSLVPKNDPSILLINAGMTPMKAYFRGDEKPPRTRVTTCQKCIRTPDIERVGLTSRHGTFFEMLGNFSFGDYFKAEVIPWAWEFLTKVLEIPADILYVTIYEKDDEAFQIWTEKVGLDPSHIFKMSKADNFWEHGTGPCGPDSEIFVDRGPKYGNETPKEGIQEDKGDRYVEIWNLVFTQFEHKADGTYDPLKQRNIDTGAGLERVATILQGVDNLFEVDTVRAVLDKVCEIAHKKYGDNEQDDISIRVVTDHIRSTTMMIADGITPSNEGRGYVLRRLLRRASRCGRLLNIDELFLTKLAEVVIECSKSAYPELEEHHDFIMATIEAEEKRFDQTVRQGLNLLQETMQAVKKSKKQILPGDVVFKLHDTYGFPVDLTSEIAHENNLEIDRAGFDQAMQIQKERAREATRAKADSSWIKSDLVKELKEMPSSVFTCYEKTSDQAKLLAIIVDENGSKKLVDKLVCEAEPVPAYLIFDTTPFFAENGGQIGDSGRIYNDHAEVVVNNCTKTIRKVYIHDAVLQNGTLQVGETYQLDVDYERRQKIRKNHSATHLLHAALREKFGKQLVQSGSFVGPDYLRFDFNHPQALTNEEIREIEERVNWAVMQDWPVQVEYMSMDEANKSGAIHLFDEKYEDEVRVVTMTDYSVELCGGTHLDHTSQVGFFRIIGESSAAAGIRRIDAVTGPAAYQLTFQEHDQLADLANNLKCPTKDIGSRVNHLQEQIKERDKRINELEHKLLQDNNSNNLKEQVKQIKDVNVLLQEVEVSSVDVLRDLADAYRQQLEPAVVMLFNKNAGKLQLICMLSKSLTERKLNAVTLTKTATSILGGGGGGRADMAQAGAKDATKIEAAIQAVTEKITADLA; this comes from the coding sequence ATGAAAAAATTAGGCGTAAATGAGATACGCGAAGCTTATTTGAGCTTTTTTGAAAGTAAAGGCCACTTACGTTTACCAAGCTTTTCCTTGGTGCCTAAGAACGATCCATCAATTTTATTGATCAATGCAGGTATGACACCTATGAAGGCTTATTTCCGTGGAGATGAGAAACCACCACGCACAAGGGTCACTACCTGCCAAAAATGTATTCGTACACCAGATATTGAACGTGTCGGCTTGACATCTCGGCATGGCACATTCTTTGAAATGCTCGGTAACTTTAGCTTTGGCGATTATTTCAAAGCAGAAGTTATTCCTTGGGCTTGGGAATTTTTGACAAAGGTGCTTGAGATACCTGCAGACATTCTTTATGTCACAATTTATGAGAAAGATGATGAAGCTTTCCAAATTTGGACAGAGAAAGTTGGCTTAGATCCTAGCCACATCTTCAAGATGAGTAAGGCTGATAACTTCTGGGAACATGGTACAGGCCCATGTGGACCTGATAGTGAGATCTTTGTCGATCGTGGCCCTAAGTATGGTAATGAAACACCAAAAGAAGGTATCCAAGAGGACAAGGGCGATCGCTACGTTGAAATTTGGAACTTAGTCTTCACACAATTTGAACATAAAGCCGATGGCACATATGATCCTTTGAAGCAGAGAAACATTGATACAGGTGCTGGCCTTGAGCGTGTTGCTACAATTTTGCAAGGCGTAGATAACTTGTTCGAAGTTGATACTGTGCGTGCTGTTTTGGACAAAGTTTGTGAAATTGCGCATAAGAAATATGGTGATAACGAGCAAGATGATATTTCAATTCGAGTTGTAACTGACCATATTCGTTCAACTACAATGATGATTGCTGATGGTATCACACCAAGTAACGAAGGCCGTGGCTACGTATTACGCCGCTTGTTACGTCGTGCTAGCCGTTGTGGTCGTTTGCTTAACATCGACGAGTTATTCTTAACCAAGTTGGCTGAAGTAGTTATTGAGTGCTCTAAGTCAGCTTACCCTGAGTTAGAAGAGCATCATGATTTCATCATGGCTACAATTGAAGCTGAGGAGAAGCGCTTCGACCAGACGGTGCGTCAAGGCTTAAATTTGTTACAAGAGACAATGCAAGCGGTTAAGAAGAGCAAGAAGCAAATATTGCCAGGTGATGTTGTCTTCAAGTTACATGATACATACGGTTTCCCAGTCGATTTGACTAGCGAAATTGCACATGAAAATAATTTGGAGATTGATCGTGCTGGCTTTGATCAGGCTATGCAGATTCAGAAAGAACGGGCGCGTGAGGCTACACGAGCTAAGGCTGATAGTTCTTGGATCAAGTCTGACTTAGTTAAAGAGCTTAAAGAAATGCCATCATCTGTCTTTACTTGCTATGAAAAGACAAGTGATCAAGCTAAGCTGTTAGCTATTATTGTTGATGAAAATGGCAGTAAGAAATTAGTTGATAAGTTAGTCTGTGAAGCTGAGCCAGTTCCAGCATATTTGATCTTTGATACAACTCCATTCTTTGCTGAGAATGGTGGCCAAATTGGTGACTCTGGTCGTATTTATAACGATCATGCTGAAGTTGTTGTCAACAATTGCACTAAGACAATTCGTAAAGTTTATATCCATGATGCTGTATTACAAAATGGTACGCTTCAAGTTGGTGAAACATATCAATTGGATGTAGATTATGAGCGCCGGCAGAAGATTCGTAAGAACCATTCAGCTACCCACTTGTTGCATGCAGCTTTGCGTGAGAAGTTTGGTAAGCAATTAGTACAATCAGGTTCATTCGTTGGTCCTGATTATCTGCGCTTCGATTTTAACCATCCACAAGCTTTGACAAACGAAGAAATTCGTGAGATTGAAGAACGCGTCAATTGGGCAGTTATGCAAGATTGGCCGGTGCAAGTTGAATATATGAGCATGGATGAGGCTAATAAGAGTGGTGCTATTCATCTCTTTGACGAAAAGTATGAAGATGAAGTTCGAGTTGTAACAATGACGGATTACAGTGTTGAACTTTGCGGTGGTACTCACTTGGATCACACTTCACAAGTTGGTTTCTTCAGAATTATTGGTGAATCTTCAGCAGCTGCTGGTATTCGCCGGATTGATGCTGTGACAGGACCAGCTGCTTATCAGTTAACATTCCAAGAGCATGATCAATTAGCTGATTTGGCTAATAACTTGAAGTGCCCAACTAAGGATATTGGTAGCCGTGTAAATCATTTACAGGAACAAATCAAAGAGCGTGATAAGCGAATTAATGAGTTGGAGCATAAGCTTCTCCAAGATAACAATTCCAATAACTTGAAGGAACAAGTTAAGCAGATCAAAGACGTTAATGTTTTGCTTCAAGAAGTTGAGGTAAGTTCAGTTGATGTATTGCGCGATTTAGCCGATGCTTATCGTCAACAGTTAGAACCAGCAGTAGTGATGTTATTCAATAAAAATGCTGGCAAGTTACAACTTATTTGTATGCTCTCCAAGAGCTTGACTGAACGTAAACTTAACGCTGTCACATTAACTAAGACAGCAACAAGCATCTTAGGTGGCGGCGGCGGTGGCCGTGCTGATATGGCGCAAGCTGGTGCTAAGGATGCTACAAAGATTGAGGCTGCAATTCAGGCTGTAACTGAAAAAATTACAGCTGATTTAGCTTAG
- a CDS encoding NAD(P)/FAD-dependent oxidoreductase: protein MNSLNCDVAIIGAGACGLSLAFCLHKLAPSLDIAVLDSEQEVGKKLARTGNGRCNLANNCWKREFYHSLSWQNEADYVDFWRKFLDDEKLDVLSTVKGFWQNVGVFLLDQADWLYPRFLSAKQLRDKLYASCQTENVHFYLSCKVKSISKQKNTYGLEAVLNEAKLFVNTRYLVWAAGGLSQCNQAATSLAYTALENLHVPMRASLPALVQLQTKPNYLRLTGLRLKVEAKLLLTDGEFISQRGEVLFAKYGLSGIVSMILATYYQQDLAKQVYIPNECKQKLSQAEQKTLQKHLKRLEFLWPKFKPAQANYLLLNLLDELTDADILDFIRCNFACQTKFKTDKSTDLAKVHLTKALLDFLLSALLPSKLMAIIEEQLEQYWPDLTQASLANLLYYLRNWPLIIQSTLSLKEAQVSLGGVDLKAINPRDFSLQVLENCYVGGEMLDLVGDCGGYNLMLAIWSAIRISESILTKEKHK, encoded by the coding sequence ATGAATAGTTTGAATTGTGATGTTGCAATTATAGGCGCTGGAGCTTGTGGCTTAAGCTTAGCTTTTTGTTTGCATAAGTTAGCACCTAGTTTAGACATAGCTGTTTTAGATAGTGAACAAGAAGTTGGCAAGAAATTAGCTAGAACAGGTAACGGGCGTTGCAATTTAGCGAATAATTGTTGGAAAAGAGAATTTTATCACAGCTTATCTTGGCAAAATGAAGCCGATTACGTTGATTTTTGGCGCAAATTCTTAGATGATGAAAAGTTAGACGTATTAAGTACCGTCAAAGGTTTTTGGCAAAATGTGGGCGTATTTCTACTAGATCAGGCTGATTGGCTTTATCCACGTTTTTTGTCAGCTAAACAGCTAAGAGACAAACTGTATGCTAGCTGTCAGACCGAGAATGTGCATTTTTATTTGAGCTGTAAAGTTAAAAGTATTTCCAAACAAAAAAATACTTATGGCTTAGAGGCTGTATTGAATGAAGCTAAGCTATTTGTAAATACTCGTTATTTAGTTTGGGCGGCAGGTGGCCTTAGCCAATGTAATCAAGCTGCAACGAGTTTAGCTTATACAGCCTTAGAGAATTTGCATGTGCCAATGCGTGCCAGTTTGCCAGCTTTGGTGCAATTACAGACCAAACCGAATTATTTAAGATTAACGGGCTTACGATTGAAAGTCGAGGCCAAATTACTTTTAACTGATGGAGAATTTATCAGTCAACGTGGTGAAGTTCTATTTGCTAAATATGGGTTGAGCGGCATTGTGAGCATGATTTTGGCTACTTATTATCAGCAAGACTTAGCCAAGCAAGTTTATATACCTAATGAATGTAAGCAAAAATTAAGCCAAGCTGAACAAAAGACTTTACAAAAGCATCTTAAACGACTTGAATTTTTGTGGCCAAAGTTTAAACCAGCGCAAGCCAATTATCTATTATTAAATTTGTTAGACGAACTTACAGATGCCGACATACTTGATTTTATTAGGTGTAATTTTGCGTGCCAAACTAAATTCAAAACTGATAAGTCCACTGATTTAGCAAAAGTGCATTTAACAAAGGCTCTGTTAGATTTTTTGTTGTCTGCATTGTTACCATCTAAGTTGATGGCCATTATTGAGGAACAGTTAGAGCAATATTGGCCTGATCTGACACAGGCATCTTTGGCAAATTTGCTTTATTATTTGCGTAATTGGCCATTAATAATTCAATCGACATTAAGCTTGAAAGAAGCACAAGTTAGCTTAGGAGGTGTCGATTTAAAGGCGATTAATCCACGTGATTTTTCTTTGCAAGTATTAGAAAATTGCTATGTTGGTGGCGAAATGCTTGACTTAGTTGGTGATTGTGGCGGCTACAATTTGATGCTAGCAATTTGGTCGGCGATTAGAATTTCAGAGTCGATTTTGACCAAAGAAAAGCACAAATAA
- the glf gene encoding UDP-galactopyranose mutase, producing MRTQDNTAKYDYLIVGAGLFGAVVAHVLSESGKKCLVVDRREHIAGNCYTEKVAGIDVHKYGAHIFHTFNEQVWTFVNQFAKFNRFTNSPIANYKGEIYNLPFNMNTFNRLWSVRTPEEAEAVITKQKAQIKGEPQNLEEQAISLVGSDIYEKLIKGYTEKQWGRSCKDLPAFIIRRLPVRFTYDNNYFNDPYQGIPVNGYTELVENLLKTSEVRLNIDYLADKANLQNQAKYVIYTGALDEYFAYCFGKLAYRSLKFETELLDKANYQGNAVVNYTEREIPYTRIIEHKHFNFGTQPQTVITREYPCEWQAGMEPYYPVNDDENQAIYAKYAELADKEANFYYGGRLAEYKYYNMDQIVLSALNLSHHILSENAVQ from the coding sequence ATGCGTACACAGGATAATACAGCCAAATACGATTACTTAATTGTCGGAGCTGGTTTATTCGGAGCCGTTGTTGCTCATGTCTTGAGTGAAAGTGGCAAGAAATGTCTAGTTGTAGACAGGCGAGAACATATAGCTGGTAATTGCTATACGGAGAAAGTAGCTGGAATTGATGTGCACAAATATGGCGCTCATATTTTCCATACTTTTAATGAGCAAGTTTGGACATTTGTTAATCAATTTGCTAAATTTAATCGCTTTACAAATAGTCCAATTGCCAATTACAAGGGCGAAATTTATAATTTGCCATTTAATATGAATACTTTTAATCGCCTCTGGTCTGTCAGAACACCAGAAGAAGCCGAGGCTGTCATTACCAAGCAAAAGGCACAAATTAAAGGCGAACCTCAAAATTTAGAAGAACAAGCTATCAGTTTAGTTGGATCTGATATTTATGAGAAATTGATCAAAGGCTATACTGAAAAACAATGGGGCAGAAGCTGCAAGGATTTGCCAGCTTTTATCATTCGGCGTTTGCCAGTTCGTTTCACATATGACAACAATTACTTTAATGATCCTTACCAAGGTATACCTGTAAATGGCTATACGGAATTAGTTGAAAATTTGCTAAAAACAAGTGAAGTTCGACTAAATATTGATTATTTAGCTGACAAAGCAAACTTACAAAACCAAGCTAAGTATGTAATTTATACAGGTGCCTTAGATGAGTATTTTGCTTATTGTTTTGGCAAATTAGCCTACCGTTCCTTGAAATTTGAAACAGAATTACTAGATAAGGCTAATTATCAAGGCAATGCGGTTGTCAATTATACTGAACGAGAAATTCCTTATACACGTATTATTGAACACAAGCATTTTAATTTTGGAACCCAGCCCCAAACTGTTATTACACGGGAATATCCTTGTGAATGGCAAGCAGGTATGGAACCTTATTACCCTGTTAATGATGACGAAAATCAGGCAATTTATGCTAAGTACGCAGAATTAGCAGATAAGGAAGCTAATTTCTATTATGGTGGTCGTCTGGCTGAATATAAGTACTACAATATGGATCAAATTGTGTTGAGCGCTCTTAACCTGAGTCACCATATTTTAAGTGAAAATGCTGTACAATAA
- a CDS encoding DUF5711 family protein: MADRSKNLFKLSILCLLVMLATLAFLLIYPLLVPGKHALDEQIFLDNAKKPLDGFLVNGNAASLYPFTDDTVLQLSTDSVEYLNMQGQSNKTVKVNLAKPQLVSNKNFAAVYDLGGQNYYLFDRYGLVYKAKAKASIQSVRLANDGHLALIMQPDKSKGSLRLMNPDGKHLLDYDIKDRQNAGYLLSAAFSSDASYLDLSLLNTDSVKLYPLITRFSLKTLKVLVNYQIDYNGALPLILQSNANSMILLSESDVYHLVDQQFTRWFSIAELKEAREVLHGIAILAAKTFQANLKLYYVDLTDSEPTESNSIELGTNPDSLICSRTHAAVIDGQQVYRVNMSTMRSEKFQLSSKIVRIALDSQNRLIIVTDNKVIRV; this comes from the coding sequence ATGGCTGACAGGAGCAAAAATTTATTCAAATTATCGATACTTTGTTTGCTAGTGATGCTAGCAACCTTAGCTTTTTTACTTATTTACCCATTATTAGTGCCAGGTAAACATGCTCTAGATGAGCAGATTTTCTTAGATAATGCCAAGAAACCGTTGGATGGCTTTTTGGTGAATGGTAATGCAGCTAGTCTCTATCCTTTTACTGATGATACGGTTTTGCAATTATCGACAGACTCAGTTGAATATTTAAATATGCAGGGCCAGAGCAATAAAACAGTTAAAGTGAATTTAGCTAAGCCTCAATTGGTCTCGAATAAGAATTTTGCAGCTGTTTATGATTTAGGTGGCCAAAATTATTATTTATTTGACCGCTATGGTTTAGTTTATAAGGCCAAAGCTAAAGCCAGCATTCAGTCTGTGCGCTTAGCTAATGATGGACATTTAGCTTTAATCATGCAACCTGACAAAAGCAAAGGTTCGTTACGTTTGATGAATCCAGACGGTAAGCATTTGTTAGATTATGATATTAAAGATAGGCAGAATGCTGGCTATTTATTGTCGGCAGCTTTTTCTTCCGATGCTAGTTACTTAGATTTAAGCTTGTTAAATACAGATAGCGTCAAGTTGTATCCGTTAATTACGCGTTTTAGTCTAAAGACACTGAAAGTGCTTGTTAACTATCAGATTGATTATAACGGTGCCTTGCCTTTGATTTTGCAAAGTAACGCAAACAGCATGATTTTGCTGAGCGAATCAGATGTTTATCACTTAGTAGATCAGCAGTTTACACGCTGGTTCTCAATTGCTGAGTTGAAAGAAGCTAGGGAAGTTTTGCATGGCATTGCTATTTTGGCGGCTAAAACATTTCAGGCGAACTTAAAACTTTATTATGTTGACTTGACTGATAGCGAACCGACTGAAAGTAACTCAATTGAATTAGGGACAAATCCTGATAGCTTAATTTGTAGCCGTACACATGCAGCTGTGATTGATGGGCAGCAAGTTTATCGGGTCAATATGTCAACCATGCGGAGTGAGAAATTCCAACTCAGTAGTAAAATTGTGAGAATTGCTTTAGATAGTCAGAATCGTTTGATAATTGTGACGGATAACAAAGTAATTCGTGTTTAA